In the genome of Nocardioides sp. NBC_00368, the window TCCACCGACCGCGCAAGAGGTGAAGGAACACGGCCAGCTCGGCCTCTACCAGCTGGCGGTGGAGCACGGAGCGGCCGCGTCGCTGGCGCAGGGCGCGACCTCCGGCGGAGCGGAGCTGATCCAGCTGCGTCACGCCGCGGGTTCGGGGAGCGAGCTGCCGAAGGTGCAGGTGCAGGCACCGGAGCCGCCCGAGATCATCAATCAGCTGGAGAAGGCGGTGGCGACGGTGCGCGCCGAGGAGTTCGTGGCCAGGCCCGGCAAGCAGTGCGACCGGTGTCAGTTCGTCGCGCTCTGCCCGGCGCAGACCTCGGGATCGGTGCTGTCATGAACCCGATGAAGGTCGAGACCCCCGAGGAGCTCGCCAAGCTGATGGGTCACGACTGGCTCTACAGCGAGGAGCAGTTCCGCGCGATCACCGCTCCGCTGGAGCCGGCGGTGGTGATCGCCGGTGCCGGGTCCGGCAAGACCGCGGTCATGGCCGCCCGCGTCGTGTGGCTGGTCGCCACCGGCCGGGTGCTTCCCGGGGAGGTGCTCGGTCTGACCTTCACCACGAAGGCGACCGCCGAGCTGGCCACCAGGATCCGGGAGTCGCTGCAGAAGGCCGGCCTGTGGCCGGAGCGTCGCGAGGGCCCGCCGCGGCCCGGCGAGGACGCGGAGGAGGAGCCGACCGAGCCGACGGTCGCGACCTACCACTCCTACGCCTCCGGCCTGCTCTCCGAGCACGGCCTGCGGATCGGGCACGAGCCCGACACCCGGCTGATCGCCGACGCGACCCGCTACCAGCTCGCCGCGCGGGCGGTGGCCCGGCACACCCACCCGGTGGAGAAGCTGACCGACTACCCGAAGCTGGCCGTGCAGCAGCTGCTCGCGCTCGACTCCGAGCTCTCCGAGCATCTCGTCGACCCCGCCACCCTGCGCGCCTACGACCGCAACGAGCGGTCGCTGTTCGCGCTCGAGGTGGCAGATCTCAACGCCCAGCTCGCCGACGGCAAGCGGGTCAAGACCAAGCTGAGCAAGGTCGAGAAGGCGATCGACGCGATCGACAAGCGCTATGAGCTGCTCGACCTGGTCGACGGCTACCGGCGCCTCAAGGACCGGCTCGGGCTGATGGACTTCTCCGACCAGATCGCCCTGGCCGCGCGGCTGGCCGTGGAGACGCCCGAGGTCGGCGAGATCGAGCGCGGGAAGTTCAAGGTCGTGCTCCTCGACGAATACCAGGACACCTCGGTGGCCCAGGCCCAGATGCTCGCCCGACTCTTCGGCGACGGACACCCGGTGACCGCCGTCGGCGACCCCAACCAGGCGATCTACGGCTGGCGCGGTGCCTCGGTGAGCAACATCCTCGAGTTCGGCCGCGACTTCCCGACCCGGGACGGGCGTCGTCCGTCCTACTCCCTGACCGTCAACCGCCGCTCCGACGCGCGCATCCTCGACACCGCCAACCATCTGGCCGCCCAGCTCTACGAGGGCCGCGAGAAGGAGCGCCTGGTCGCCGCCGAGGGGGCGCGCGACGGCGAGGTGCGGGTGCATGTCCACGAGACGTACGACGACGAGCTGGTCTGGCTCGCGGACAAGGTGATCGAGGCTCATGAGGCGGTCGGGGAGTGGAAGGAGATCGGCGTCCTGACCAGGGACAACTCGCAGGCCGCAGCGGTCTTCGACGCGCTCACCGCTCGCGAGATCCCGGTCGAGATCGTCGGTCTGAAGGGGCTGCTCCGGCTGCCCGAGGTGGCCGAGGTCGTCGCCACCATGGAGCTGCTCCACGACGTCACCGCCAACGCCGCGCTGCTCACCCTGCTCGCCGGTCCGCGCTGGGCGATCGGGCCGCGGGACCTGGCCATTCTCGGCCGCAGGTCACGTGACCTGGCCGGGGTCGTCGGCGGTGCGGAGGAGTTCGCCGACATCGAGCGGCAGCTGGAGGCGGCGGTCGAGGGCACCGACCCCACCGAGATCCCCTCGCTCAACGACGCGCTGGAGGACCCGGGCGACGCCGCCGACTACGACTACTCCCCGCAGGCACGGGAGCGGTTCAAGCTCCTCGCCGACGAGCTCCGCGGGCTCCGGCGAGCGGTCAACGAGCCGCTCCTCGACCTGGTCCGGCGGATCATCGACGTCACCGGCATCGACGTCGAGCTGGCCGCCTCGGTCTCCCCGGCGGCGTCTGCCCGCCGCGACAACCTCGATCTCTTCGTGCAGGCGGTCGCCGATTTCGAGGGGCTCGACGGCCAGGTCACCCTCGCCGCGCTGCTGGCCTACCTGGAGGCGGAGGACGAATACGGACAGGGCCTCGACGTCGCCACCCCGTCCGAGGCCGACTCGGTCAAGCTGCTGACCGTTCACCGTGCCAAGGGGCTGGAGTGGGACGTCGTCTTCCTGGTGGGCGTCACCCACAAGAAGTTCCCCACCGGCCAGACGCGCTCCTCGTGGCTGACCGTCCCCTCGGTCATGCCCGCCGCGCTCCGCGGCGACCGCGACGACCTGCCGCAGCTCCATGGCCACGACGCCGACTCGATCGACGAGCTCCTCGCCGAGCGCAAGGAGCACGAACGGGTCGAGGAGCTCCGGCTGGCGTACGTCGCCTGGACCCGCGCCCGCCACATCCAGTTCGTCTCGTGCTGGCGCTGGTCACCTTCGCTGAAGGAGGGCCGCGGGCCGTCGGTCTACGTGGAGAAAACCCGCGAGGCGCTGCTGCAGTGGGGTGCCAAGCCCGACCGCTGGGCCGACGTCGTGGTCAAGGGCGAGGAGGAGAGCCCGTACGCCGCCCAGGAGGTCGACCTGCCCTGGCCGATCAACCACCACACCCCTGAGGTGGAGCGCCGCCTGGAGGCGGCCAGGCTCGTCCGGGAGGTGGGTCCGGGACCCGACGACCTCGACGACCTCACCCTGCTCGAGACGGTGAACCAGTGGGACGAGGAGATCGAGCGGCTGCTCACCGAGGCGGAGCGCGAGCGTGCCCCGGAGGTGGTCGTACCGCTGCCCTCCTCGCTGTCTGCCACCGCCATGTCGAAGCTCCGCGACGACCCGCTCGGCTTCGCCGCCGACCTGGTCCGCCCGATGCCGCGCAAGCCGTCCTCGCAGGCCCGCTTCGGCACCCGGTTCCACGCCTGGGTCGAGGCCCGCTTCGGTCAGCAGGATCTCTTCGACCCCGACGACCTGCCCGGCCGCGCCGACCACGGCATCGAGGACGAGTCCGGGCTCGAAGAGGTGATCGCCGGCTTCGAGCAGGGCCCGTTCGCCGACCGGCCACCGTTCCGGGTCGAGGCCGCCTTCGCGATCGTCCTGGCCGGTCAGGTCGTACGCGGCCGGATCGACGCGGTCTACCAGGAGCCCGACGGGAGCTTCCTGATCGTCGACTGGAAGACCAACCAGGCGCAGAACGCCGACCCGCTCCAACTGGCTCTCTACCGGCTCGGGTGGGCTGAGCTCATGGGCGTGCCGTTGTCCCGGGTGCGGGCGGCTTTCTACTACGTGCGGTCGGGGAGGTTGGTCGAGCCTTCTTCGCTTCCTGGGAGGGAGGAGTTGGAGAGTCTCTTGGGTGGGGGTCGCTAGCGCCTTCATTTGGCAGCGGCTTTCGGCGCGCTTTGGATGGTGTGTACTTGTGGTGGGTGTTTGCCGCCGACCCGTTACGGGAGGGTGTTCTCAGCGGCGTCCGGAGTCAAGGACGGCCTGCGGCCGCCGGCTTC includes:
- a CDS encoding ATP-dependent DNA helicase; this encodes MNPMKVETPEELAKLMGHDWLYSEEQFRAITAPLEPAVVIAGAGSGKTAVMAARVVWLVATGRVLPGEVLGLTFTTKATAELATRIRESLQKAGLWPERREGPPRPGEDAEEEPTEPTVATYHSYASGLLSEHGLRIGHEPDTRLIADATRYQLAARAVARHTHPVEKLTDYPKLAVQQLLALDSELSEHLVDPATLRAYDRNERSLFALEVADLNAQLADGKRVKTKLSKVEKAIDAIDKRYELLDLVDGYRRLKDRLGLMDFSDQIALAARLAVETPEVGEIERGKFKVVLLDEYQDTSVAQAQMLARLFGDGHPVTAVGDPNQAIYGWRGASVSNILEFGRDFPTRDGRRPSYSLTVNRRSDARILDTANHLAAQLYEGREKERLVAAEGARDGEVRVHVHETYDDELVWLADKVIEAHEAVGEWKEIGVLTRDNSQAAAVFDALTAREIPVEIVGLKGLLRLPEVAEVVATMELLHDVTANAALLTLLAGPRWAIGPRDLAILGRRSRDLAGVVGGAEEFADIERQLEAAVEGTDPTEIPSLNDALEDPGDAADYDYSPQARERFKLLADELRGLRRAVNEPLLDLVRRIIDVTGIDVELAASVSPAASARRDNLDLFVQAVADFEGLDGQVTLAALLAYLEAEDEYGQGLDVATPSEADSVKLLTVHRAKGLEWDVVFLVGVTHKKFPTGQTRSSWLTVPSVMPAALRGDRDDLPQLHGHDADSIDELLAERKEHERVEELRLAYVAWTRARHIQFVSCWRWSPSLKEGRGPSVYVEKTREALLQWGAKPDRWADVVVKGEEESPYAAQEVDLPWPINHHTPEVERRLEAARLVREVGPGPDDLDDLTLLETVNQWDEEIERLLTEAERERAPEVVVPLPSSLSATAMSKLRDDPLGFAADLVRPMPRKPSSQARFGTRFHAWVEARFGQQDLFDPDDLPGRADHGIEDESGLEEVIAGFEQGPFADRPPFRVEAAFAIVLAGQVVRGRIDAVYQEPDGSFLIVDWKTNQAQNADPLQLALYRLGWAELMGVPLSRVRAAFYYVRSGRLVEPSSLPGREELESLLGGGR